In Eubalaena glacialis isolate mEubGla1 chromosome 2, mEubGla1.1.hap2.+ XY, whole genome shotgun sequence, a single genomic region encodes these proteins:
- the ASB13 gene encoding ankyrin repeat and SOCS box protein 13 isoform X2, whose translation METRAADGSFLGDLGFWVERTPVHEAAQRGETRQLQQLIESGACVNQVMVDSITPLHAASLQGQAQCVQLLLAAGAQVDARNIDGSTPLCDACASGSIECVKLLLSHGAKVNPPLYTASPLHEACMSGSSECVRLLIDVGANLEAHDCHFGTPLHVACAREHLDCVKMLLNAGANVNAAKLHETALHHAAKVKNVDLIEMLIQFGGNIYARDNRGRKPSDYTWSSSAPAKCLEHYEKTPLSLSQLCRLPNESFSHPKFCSFLEALQLAEEVAGTWWVLSTVDSCILRILKEHLLCFRHCLSVLNWLRM comes from the exons GTTTCTGGGTGGAGCGCACCCCCGTGCACGAGGCAGCCCAGCGGGGGGAGACCCGGCAGCTGCAGCAGCTGATCGAGAGTGGGGCCTGCGTCAACCAGGTCATGGTGGACTCTATCACGCCCCTGCACGCGGCCAGCCTGCAGGGCCAGGCGCAGTGCGTGCAGCTGCTGCTGGCCGCCGGGGCCCAG GTGGACGCCCGCAACATCGATGGCAGCACCCCGCTCTGTGACGCCTGTGCCTCGGGCAGCATCGAGTGCGTGAAGCTCCTGCTCTCCCATGGGGCCAAGGTCAACCCACCCCTGTACACGGCATCCCCGCTGCATGAGGCCTGCATGAGCG GAAGTTCTGAGTGTGTGAGGCTTCTTATTGATGTTGGGGCCAACCTGGAAGCGCACGACTGCCACTTTGGGACCCCTCTGCACGTGGCCTGTGCCCGGGAGCATCTGGACTGCGTCAAAATGCTGCTCAACGCAG GGGCCAACGTGAACGCGGCAAAGCTCCACGAGACGGCGCTGCACCATGCAGCCAAGGTGAAGAACGTGGACCTCATCGAGATGCTCATCCAGTTTGGAGGCAACATCTATGCCCGGGACAACCGGGGGCGGAAGCCATCCGACTACACTTGGAGCAGCAGTGCCCCCGCCAAGTGCCTGGAGCACTATGAGA AGACACCTCTGAGCCTGTCCCAGCTCTGCAGG CTGCCAAATGAATCCTTTTCCCACCCTAAGTTTTGCTCATTCCTTGAAGCTCTGCAATTGGCAGAAGAGGTCGCCGGCACCTGGTGGGTACTGTCAACCGTGGATTCATGCATTTTGCGGATACTTAAGGAACATCTGTTATGCTTCAGGCACTGCCTCAGTGTTTTGAACTGGCTAAGAATGTGA
- the ASB13 gene encoding ankyrin repeat and SOCS box protein 13 isoform X5 — METRAADGSFLGDLGFWVERTPVHEAAQRGETRQLQQLIESGACVNQVMVDSITPLHAASLQGQAQCVQLLLAAGAQVDARNIDGSTPLCDACASGSIECVKLLLSHGAKVNPPLYTASPLHEACMSGSSECVRLLIDVGANLEAHDCHFGTPLHVACAREHLDCVKMLLNAGANVNAAKLHETALHHAAKVKNVDLIEMLIQFGGNIYARDNRGRKPSDYTWSSSAPAKCLEHYEKTPLSLSQLCRVSLRRAAGVRGLEKIARLNIPPRLIDYLSYN, encoded by the exons GTTTCTGGGTGGAGCGCACCCCCGTGCACGAGGCAGCCCAGCGGGGGGAGACCCGGCAGCTGCAGCAGCTGATCGAGAGTGGGGCCTGCGTCAACCAGGTCATGGTGGACTCTATCACGCCCCTGCACGCGGCCAGCCTGCAGGGCCAGGCGCAGTGCGTGCAGCTGCTGCTGGCCGCCGGGGCCCAG GTGGACGCCCGCAACATCGATGGCAGCACCCCGCTCTGTGACGCCTGTGCCTCGGGCAGCATCGAGTGCGTGAAGCTCCTGCTCTCCCATGGGGCCAAGGTCAACCCACCCCTGTACACGGCATCCCCGCTGCATGAGGCCTGCATGAGCG GAAGTTCTGAGTGTGTGAGGCTTCTTATTGATGTTGGGGCCAACCTGGAAGCGCACGACTGCCACTTTGGGACCCCTCTGCACGTGGCCTGTGCCCGGGAGCATCTGGACTGCGTCAAAATGCTGCTCAACGCAG GGGCCAACGTGAACGCGGCAAAGCTCCACGAGACGGCGCTGCACCATGCAGCCAAGGTGAAGAACGTGGACCTCATCGAGATGCTCATCCAGTTTGGAGGCAACATCTATGCCCGGGACAACCGGGGGCGGAAGCCATCCGACTACACTTGGAGCAGCAGTGCCCCCGCCAAGTGCCTGGAGCACTATGAGA AGACACCTCTGAGCCTGTCCCAGCTCTGCAGGGTGAGCCTGAGGAGGGCGGCTGGCGTCAGGGGGCTGGAGAAAATTGCCAGGTTGAACATCCCTCCCCGGCTCATTGACTACCTTTCCTACAACTGA
- the ASB13 gene encoding ankyrin repeat and SOCS box protein 13 isoform X6, translated as METRAADGSFLGDLGFWVERTPVHEAAQRGETRQLQQLIESGACVNQVMVDSITPLHAASLQGQAQCVQLLLAAGAQVDARNIDGSTPLCDACASGSIECVKLLLSHGAKVNPPLYTASPLHEACMSGSSECVRLLIDVGANLEAHDCHFGTPLHVACAREHLDCVKMLLNAGANVNAAKLHETALHHAAKVKNVDLIEMLIQFGGNIYARDNRGRKPSDYTWSSSAPAKCLEHYEKTPLSLSQLCRTSLGGIVRKDSPRSTRELSGAGGPGP; from the exons GTTTCTGGGTGGAGCGCACCCCCGTGCACGAGGCAGCCCAGCGGGGGGAGACCCGGCAGCTGCAGCAGCTGATCGAGAGTGGGGCCTGCGTCAACCAGGTCATGGTGGACTCTATCACGCCCCTGCACGCGGCCAGCCTGCAGGGCCAGGCGCAGTGCGTGCAGCTGCTGCTGGCCGCCGGGGCCCAG GTGGACGCCCGCAACATCGATGGCAGCACCCCGCTCTGTGACGCCTGTGCCTCGGGCAGCATCGAGTGCGTGAAGCTCCTGCTCTCCCATGGGGCCAAGGTCAACCCACCCCTGTACACGGCATCCCCGCTGCATGAGGCCTGCATGAGCG GAAGTTCTGAGTGTGTGAGGCTTCTTATTGATGTTGGGGCCAACCTGGAAGCGCACGACTGCCACTTTGGGACCCCTCTGCACGTGGCCTGTGCCCGGGAGCATCTGGACTGCGTCAAAATGCTGCTCAACGCAG GGGCCAACGTGAACGCGGCAAAGCTCCACGAGACGGCGCTGCACCATGCAGCCAAGGTGAAGAACGTGGACCTCATCGAGATGCTCATCCAGTTTGGAGGCAACATCTATGCCCGGGACAACCGGGGGCGGAAGCCATCCGACTACACTTGGAGCAGCAGTGCCCCCGCCAAGTGCCTGGAGCACTATGAGA AGACACCTCTGAGCCTGTCCCAGCTCTGCAGG ACCTCCCTCGGAGGGATCGTCAGGAAAGACTCTCCCAGGAGCACAAGGGAGCTCAGCGGGGCTGGGGGTCCAGGGCCCTGA
- the ASB13 gene encoding ankyrin repeat and SOCS box protein 13 isoform X3: METRAADGSFLGDLGFWVERTPVHEAAQRGETRQLQQLIESGACVNQVMVDSITPLHAASLQGQAQCVQLLLAAGAQVDARNIDGSTPLCDACASGSIECVKLLLSHGAKVNPPLYTASPLHEACMSGSSECVRLLIDVGANLEAHDCHFGTPLHVACAREHLDCVKMLLNAGANVNAAKLHETALHHAAKVKNVDLIEMLIQFGGNIYARDNRGRKPSDYTWSSSAPAKCLEHYEKTPLSLSQLCRLSLFTDLPRRDRQERLSQEHKGAQRGWGSRALMLIPHAREAPSLIPSAPAAK, from the exons GTTTCTGGGTGGAGCGCACCCCCGTGCACGAGGCAGCCCAGCGGGGGGAGACCCGGCAGCTGCAGCAGCTGATCGAGAGTGGGGCCTGCGTCAACCAGGTCATGGTGGACTCTATCACGCCCCTGCACGCGGCCAGCCTGCAGGGCCAGGCGCAGTGCGTGCAGCTGCTGCTGGCCGCCGGGGCCCAG GTGGACGCCCGCAACATCGATGGCAGCACCCCGCTCTGTGACGCCTGTGCCTCGGGCAGCATCGAGTGCGTGAAGCTCCTGCTCTCCCATGGGGCCAAGGTCAACCCACCCCTGTACACGGCATCCCCGCTGCATGAGGCCTGCATGAGCG GAAGTTCTGAGTGTGTGAGGCTTCTTATTGATGTTGGGGCCAACCTGGAAGCGCACGACTGCCACTTTGGGACCCCTCTGCACGTGGCCTGTGCCCGGGAGCATCTGGACTGCGTCAAAATGCTGCTCAACGCAG GGGCCAACGTGAACGCGGCAAAGCTCCACGAGACGGCGCTGCACCATGCAGCCAAGGTGAAGAACGTGGACCTCATCGAGATGCTCATCCAGTTTGGAGGCAACATCTATGCCCGGGACAACCGGGGGCGGAAGCCATCCGACTACACTTGGAGCAGCAGTGCCCCCGCCAAGTGCCTGGAGCACTATGAGA AGACACCTCTGAGCCTGTCCCAGCTCTGCAGG TTGTCTCTCTTCACAGACCTCCCTCGGAGGGATCGTCAGGAAAGACTCTCCCAGGAGCACAAGGGAGCTCAGCGGGGCTGGGGGTCCAGGGCCCTGATGCTGATTCCACACGCCCGGGAGGCGCCATCTCTGATTCCTTCAGCACCAG CTGCCAAATGA
- the ASB13 gene encoding ankyrin repeat and SOCS box protein 13 isoform X4 — METRAADGSFLGDLGFWVERTPVHEAAQRGETRQLQQLIESGACVNQVMVDSITPLHAASLQGQAQCVQLLLAAGAQVDARNIDGSTPLCDACASGSIECVKLLLSHGAKVNPPLYTASPLHEACMSGSSECVRLLIDVGANLEAHDCHFGTPLHVACAREHLDCVKMLLNAGANVNAAKLHETALHHAAKVKNVDLIEMLIQFGGNIYARDNRGRKPSDYTWSSSAPAKCLEHYEKTPLSLSQLCRLPNESFSHPKFCSFLEALQLAEEVAGTWGNGEGTACEPS, encoded by the exons GTTTCTGGGTGGAGCGCACCCCCGTGCACGAGGCAGCCCAGCGGGGGGAGACCCGGCAGCTGCAGCAGCTGATCGAGAGTGGGGCCTGCGTCAACCAGGTCATGGTGGACTCTATCACGCCCCTGCACGCGGCCAGCCTGCAGGGCCAGGCGCAGTGCGTGCAGCTGCTGCTGGCCGCCGGGGCCCAG GTGGACGCCCGCAACATCGATGGCAGCACCCCGCTCTGTGACGCCTGTGCCTCGGGCAGCATCGAGTGCGTGAAGCTCCTGCTCTCCCATGGGGCCAAGGTCAACCCACCCCTGTACACGGCATCCCCGCTGCATGAGGCCTGCATGAGCG GAAGTTCTGAGTGTGTGAGGCTTCTTATTGATGTTGGGGCCAACCTGGAAGCGCACGACTGCCACTTTGGGACCCCTCTGCACGTGGCCTGTGCCCGGGAGCATCTGGACTGCGTCAAAATGCTGCTCAACGCAG GGGCCAACGTGAACGCGGCAAAGCTCCACGAGACGGCGCTGCACCATGCAGCCAAGGTGAAGAACGTGGACCTCATCGAGATGCTCATCCAGTTTGGAGGCAACATCTATGCCCGGGACAACCGGGGGCGGAAGCCATCCGACTACACTTGGAGCAGCAGTGCCCCCGCCAAGTGCCTGGAGCACTATGAGA AGACACCTCTGAGCCTGTCCCAGCTCTGCAGG CTGCCAAATGAATCCTTTTCCCACCCTAAGTTTTGCTCATTCCTTGAAGCTCTGCAATTGGCAGAAGAGGTCGCCGGCACCTG GGGAAATGGAGAAGGTACCGCTTGTGAACCCTCTTGA
- the ASB13 gene encoding ankyrin repeat and SOCS box protein 13 isoform X1: METRAADGSFLGDLGFWVERTPVHEAAQRGETRQLQQLIESGACVNQVMVDSITPLHAASLQGQAQCVQLLLAAGAQVDARNIDGSTPLCDACASGSIECVKLLLSHGAKVNPPLYTASPLHEACMSGSSECVRLLIDVGANLEAHDCHFGTPLHVACAREHLDCVKMLLNAGANVNAAKLHETALHHAAKVKNVDLIEMLIQFGGNIYARDNRGRKPSDYTWSSSAPAKCLEHYEKTPLSLSQLCRLSLFTDLPRRDRQERLSQEHKGAQRGWGSRALMLIPHAREAPSLIPSAPGGPGCSKGGPVLKRGGPLGGGS; this comes from the exons GTTTCTGGGTGGAGCGCACCCCCGTGCACGAGGCAGCCCAGCGGGGGGAGACCCGGCAGCTGCAGCAGCTGATCGAGAGTGGGGCCTGCGTCAACCAGGTCATGGTGGACTCTATCACGCCCCTGCACGCGGCCAGCCTGCAGGGCCAGGCGCAGTGCGTGCAGCTGCTGCTGGCCGCCGGGGCCCAG GTGGACGCCCGCAACATCGATGGCAGCACCCCGCTCTGTGACGCCTGTGCCTCGGGCAGCATCGAGTGCGTGAAGCTCCTGCTCTCCCATGGGGCCAAGGTCAACCCACCCCTGTACACGGCATCCCCGCTGCATGAGGCCTGCATGAGCG GAAGTTCTGAGTGTGTGAGGCTTCTTATTGATGTTGGGGCCAACCTGGAAGCGCACGACTGCCACTTTGGGACCCCTCTGCACGTGGCCTGTGCCCGGGAGCATCTGGACTGCGTCAAAATGCTGCTCAACGCAG GGGCCAACGTGAACGCGGCAAAGCTCCACGAGACGGCGCTGCACCATGCAGCCAAGGTGAAGAACGTGGACCTCATCGAGATGCTCATCCAGTTTGGAGGCAACATCTATGCCCGGGACAACCGGGGGCGGAAGCCATCCGACTACACTTGGAGCAGCAGTGCCCCCGCCAAGTGCCTGGAGCACTATGAGA AGACACCTCTGAGCCTGTCCCAGCTCTGCAGG TTGTCTCTCTTCACAGACCTCCCTCGGAGGGATCGTCAGGAAAGACTCTCCCAGGAGCACAAGGGAGCTCAGCGGGGCTGGGGGTCCAGGGCCCTGATGCTGATTCCACACGCCCGGGAGGCGCCATCTCTGATTCCTTCAGCACCAGGTGGCCCTGGGTGTTCAAAAGGAGGACCTGTGCTGAAGAGGGGTGGGCCCCTGGGAGGGGGGTCCTGA